A part of Streptomyces sp. DSM 40750 genomic DNA contains:
- a CDS encoding NADP-dependent oxidoreductase, with translation MRAFLVERYGNKAGLRAGEAPDPQVGADDVLIQIYAASVNPLDLKTLDGEFKAILPYRVPFVLGNDLAGVVVEVGAAVTRFAVGDEVYARPDKDRIGTFAELIAVHQDDVATKPAMLTMEEAASLPLVALTAWQVLVERAHIQPGQKVLIHGGSGGLGTIAIQLAKQLGAHVATTASTANVELVKRLGADIVVDYKKQAFETVLHDYDVVLDSIGGETLKKSLDVLKPGGNLISVAGPPDAAVARELGANPVIRLVMSALSFRIRRRARRRQVTYSFLFMKASGDQLRELTRLIDAGKIHPVVDTVFPFESTREALEYAENGRAKAGKVVVKIA, from the coding sequence ATGAGGGCATTCCTGGTCGAGCGCTACGGCAACAAGGCCGGCCTGCGGGCCGGCGAGGCGCCGGACCCCCAGGTGGGCGCGGACGACGTCCTGATCCAGATCTACGCAGCGAGCGTCAACCCGCTCGATCTCAAGACCCTGGACGGGGAATTCAAGGCGATCCTGCCGTACCGGGTTCCTTTCGTCCTGGGCAACGACCTGGCTGGGGTGGTGGTCGAGGTGGGCGCGGCCGTCACGCGGTTCGCGGTGGGCGACGAGGTATACGCGCGGCCCGACAAGGACCGCATCGGCACGTTCGCCGAACTCATCGCGGTGCACCAGGACGACGTGGCGACCAAGCCGGCCATGCTGACCATGGAGGAGGCCGCGTCCCTCCCCCTGGTCGCCCTGACCGCGTGGCAGGTGCTGGTCGAACGAGCGCACATTCAGCCGGGCCAGAAGGTGCTCATCCATGGGGGCTCCGGCGGCCTGGGCACCATCGCCATCCAGCTGGCGAAGCAGTTGGGGGCGCATGTGGCCACCACCGCGAGCACGGCCAACGTCGAGCTGGTGAAGCGTCTGGGCGCGGACATCGTCGTCGACTACAAGAAGCAGGCGTTCGAGACGGTGCTGCACGATTACGACGTCGTCCTGGACTCGATCGGCGGCGAGACGCTCAAGAAGTCCCTGGACGTGCTCAAGCCCGGCGGAAATCTCATCAGTGTCGCGGGCCCTCCCGACGCCGCTGTCGCCCGTGAGCTTGGGGCGAATCCGGTCATCCGACTGGTGATGTCCGCGCTGAGTTTCCGGATCCGACGCCGCGCCCGACGCCGTCAGGTGACGTACTCGTTCCTGTTCATGAAGGCCAGCGGGGACCAGTTGCGCGAGCTCACCCGCCTGATCGACGCCGGCAAGATCCACCCCGTCGTCGACACGGTCTTCCCGTTCGAGTCGACCCGAGAGGCGCTGGAGTACGCCGAGAACGGGCGCGCGAAGGCCGGCAAGGTCGTCGTCAAGATTGCGTGA
- a CDS encoding alpha/beta fold hydrolase yields the protein MCTYLADKAEDLSVEGASTTFTYRRMGPRGGVPLVLVNRFRGTIDWWDPEFLDLLAADHDVILFDNIGIGYTTGEPRDSIEGFADGAIEFIEALGLAQADLLGWSMGGFVAQHVALRRPDLVRKLVVAGSGPGPVPELPPLSEKVQGIMAKPDADVDDMLYLFYPETDAARAAGVEHLTKVSTRLAAGGPAVSETAAMRQREAIVKFMAVPFEQVRANLETIKQPVLYANGVHDVMVPALASYVAVQHLDSATLVLYSDAGHAFLFQHVKAFTTEVANFLAA from the coding sequence ATGTGTACCTATCTGGCAGACAAGGCCGAGGACCTGTCCGTGGAAGGCGCTTCCACAACGTTCACCTACCGGCGGATGGGGCCACGGGGCGGCGTCCCCCTGGTCCTGGTGAACCGCTTCCGCGGGACCATCGACTGGTGGGACCCGGAGTTCCTGGACCTCCTGGCCGCCGACCACGACGTGATCCTCTTCGACAACATCGGGATCGGCTACACGACCGGCGAACCGCGCGACTCCATCGAAGGATTCGCCGACGGCGCCATCGAATTCATCGAGGCCCTCGGCCTGGCGCAGGCCGACCTGCTCGGATGGTCCATGGGCGGTTTCGTGGCCCAGCACGTGGCGCTGCGGCGGCCCGACCTCGTCCGCAAGCTGGTCGTGGCGGGCAGCGGTCCGGGCCCGGTGCCCGAGCTGCCGCCGTTGTCCGAGAAGGTGCAGGGCATCATGGCCAAGCCCGACGCCGACGTGGACGACATGCTCTACCTGTTCTACCCCGAGACCGACGCGGCCCGCGCCGCCGGGGTCGAGCACCTCACCAAGGTCTCGACACGACTGGCCGCCGGGGGCCCTGCGGTGTCCGAGACAGCGGCGATGCGCCAACGCGAGGCGATCGTCAAGTTCATGGCGGTTCCGTTCGAGCAGGTACGGGCGAACCTGGAGACCATCAAGCAGCCCGTCCTGTACGCCAACGGCGTCCACGACGTGATGGTCCCCGCCCTGGCCTCCTACGTCGCCGTCCAGCATCTCGACTCGGCCACCCTGGTCCTTTACAGCGACGCCGGCCACGCCTTCCTGTTCCAGCACGTCAAGGCCTTCACGACCGAAGTGGCCAACTTCCTCGCCGCCTGA
- a CDS encoding TetR/AcrR family transcriptional regulator yields the protein MTETSNNASVGVTAERSDAARNRSRLLEAAAQLIDEQGAENVTMREVAEAARVGKGTLFRRFGDRNGLLLALLDEAEAEFQEAHTAGPPPLGPGAPAGDRLATSGCALLERVAADADPGAALGRQVPYARRNASDTGRALHCHVSTLLRETGVDADHDMLAHALLAFTSFEAADHLRKERGVDTARLQATWVDLVRRLAQPKGP from the coding sequence GTGACGGAGACATCGAACAACGCATCGGTCGGCGTCACCGCCGAGCGATCCGATGCCGCGCGCAATCGCTCCCGGCTACTGGAAGCGGCCGCACAACTGATCGACGAACAGGGAGCCGAGAATGTGACGATGCGGGAGGTCGCCGAAGCGGCCCGCGTGGGAAAGGGCACGCTCTTTCGCCGGTTCGGCGACCGCAACGGCCTCCTGCTCGCTCTCCTCGACGAAGCCGAGGCGGAGTTCCAGGAGGCGCATACCGCAGGTCCTCCTCCCCTGGGGCCAGGAGCACCTGCGGGAGATCGTCTGGCGACGTCCGGCTGCGCCCTGCTCGAGCGCGTCGCCGCCGACGCGGACCCGGGCGCCGCGCTGGGACGCCAGGTGCCCTACGCACGCCGCAACGCCTCGGACACCGGCCGAGCCTTGCACTGTCACGTCTCAACTCTCCTGCGCGAAACGGGGGTTGACGCAGACCACGACATGCTCGCCCACGCCCTTCTCGCCTTCACGAGCTTCGAAGCGGCGGACCACCTGCGCAAGGAGCGGGGGGTGGACACCGCACGCCTGCAGGCCACCTGGGTGGACCTGGTACGGCGGCTGGCCCAACCCAAGGGACCATGA
- a CDS encoding GtrA family protein translates to MKSLVLPKTMPAAVDEARGAERTDSATVAERRNPGTPGPLASFTRFVLFGGGVGVASSTAVAGLAGLMPWTVANALITVASTLLSTELHARFTFGAGHAGWRQHWQSAGSATAAYVVTSTAVLVLHLVQPSAGVLYEQVVYLTAAGLAGVGRFLVLRVFVFAGGRTRTTVRAMSPAPARETGAKASLLFPVPAL, encoded by the coding sequence ATGAAGTCGCTGGTCTTGCCGAAGACAATGCCGGCGGCAGTGGACGAGGCGCGGGGTGCGGAACGGACGGACAGCGCTACGGTCGCGGAGCGACGGAACCCGGGCACCCCCGGCCCACTCGCCTCCTTCACCCGCTTCGTCCTGTTCGGCGGCGGTGTCGGGGTCGCGTCCAGCACTGCCGTGGCCGGGCTCGCCGGACTGATGCCCTGGACTGTGGCGAATGCTCTGATCACCGTCGCCTCGACTCTCCTCAGTACGGAACTCCACGCACGCTTCACCTTCGGGGCAGGGCATGCCGGATGGCGCCAGCACTGGCAGTCCGCGGGGTCTGCCACGGCCGCCTACGTGGTGACCTCCACCGCGGTGCTCGTCCTGCACCTCGTGCAGCCGTCGGCCGGAGTGCTCTACGAGCAGGTCGTCTACCTCACCGCCGCCGGGCTCGCCGGTGTCGGGCGTTTCCTGGTGCTGCGGGTGTTCGTCTTCGCCGGTGGCCGGACCCGGACCACGGTGCGGGCCATGAGCCCGGCGCCGGCACGGGAAACGGGCGCCAAGGCGTCCCTGCTCTTCCCGGTACCGGCGCTGTGA
- a CDS encoding MFS transporter has translation MFWLATGLAVIVLIAVLTLVPAGRRTTGGRTDILGTLTLAATLVLFLLPITQGHEWGWSALSTIGCFAGAAAMGAVWVLVERQVPQPLVDMRMFAHRPVLFANLAGLLVGYGTFVLIIGVSYLVQMPSRAAGYGFDASVLRASVEYLLPSTVVSLLAAPVGGQLVRRHGPRVVLVLASASGTAGFAWLALDHSRTPSVIAAGAFVGAAISLGYAAMPAIIVAAVPQRESGIANGINSISRSTGSAIGSAVITTVLASKSVGHLPAGSPALPAESRFTLSFVLAGAAFALIALVAWFGLRHIQVAQHHAAEAAADRVAVNESEVLPGSR, from the coding sequence GTGTTCTGGCTGGCCACCGGGCTCGCCGTCATCGTCCTCATCGCCGTCCTGACCCTGGTGCCGGCCGGCCGCCGCACCACCGGTGGCCGAACCGACATCCTCGGCACCCTCACCCTCGCCGCGACTCTCGTGCTGTTTCTGCTGCCCATCACCCAGGGACACGAGTGGGGCTGGTCCGCGCTGAGTACGATCGGCTGCTTCGCCGGTGCCGCCGCCATGGGCGCCGTATGGGTGCTGGTCGAGCGGCAGGTGCCGCAACCGCTGGTCGACATGCGGATGTTCGCCCACCGGCCGGTGCTCTTCGCCAATCTCGCCGGGCTCCTGGTCGGATACGGCACGTTCGTGCTCATCATCGGCGTGTCGTACCTGGTCCAGATGCCGTCGAGGGCCGCGGGATACGGCTTCGACGCGAGTGTGCTGCGCGCATCGGTGGAGTACCTGCTCCCCAGCACCGTGGTGTCGCTGCTCGCCGCGCCGGTCGGCGGTCAACTGGTCCGCCGGCACGGTCCGCGGGTGGTCCTGGTGCTGGCCTCGGCGAGCGGCACGGCGGGCTTCGCCTGGCTCGCCCTGGACCACAGCCGCACTCCCTCGGTCATCGCGGCAGGCGCGTTCGTGGGCGCTGCCATCAGTCTCGGTTACGCGGCCATGCCGGCGATCATCGTGGCCGCCGTGCCGCAGCGCGAGAGCGGCATCGCCAACGGCATCAACTCCATCTCCCGCTCCACTGGCAGCGCCATCGGCAGCGCGGTGATCACCACCGTGCTGGCCTCCAAGAGCGTCGGGCACCTTCCCGCCGGCTCCCCGGCACTGCCCGCCGAATCGCGGTTCACCCTCAGCTTCGTCCTCGCCGGGGCGGCCTTCGCGCTGATAGCGCTGGTCGCCTGGTTCGGCCTGCGGCACATCCAGGTGGCACAGCACCATGCCGCCGAAGCGGCGGCGGACCGGGTTGCCGTGAACGAGTCCGAGGTGCTGCCCGGGAGCAGGTAG
- a CDS encoding MFS transporter, with product MSTGIGSVPVHDAAPAGRHRSEKAVVLALSLAAMIVSMMLTLVVPILSLIQSSLHTTAANASWVTTATLLSAAVFTPLLGRFGDQHGKKPTLVGVLLVLIAGTVLAATTHSLLWLITGRVLQGAATAIFPLSLSILREEIRPQKLPAALATASGAFAFGSGIALVAPPVCSQPVPTPTIATCSGWPPGSPSSSSSPS from the coding sequence ATGAGCACCGGCATCGGCAGTGTCCCCGTCCACGACGCCGCGCCCGCCGGGCGGCACAGGAGTGAGAAGGCCGTCGTCTTGGCGCTGAGCCTCGCCGCCATGATCGTGTCGATGATGCTGACACTGGTGGTGCCGATCCTCAGCCTGATCCAGAGCAGCCTGCACACCACCGCCGCCAACGCCAGTTGGGTCACCACCGCCACCCTGCTGTCCGCCGCCGTCTTCACACCCCTGCTCGGCCGCTTCGGCGACCAGCACGGCAAAAAGCCCACCCTCGTCGGGGTACTGCTGGTGCTGATCGCCGGCACCGTACTGGCAGCCACCACGCACTCCCTGCTGTGGCTGATCACCGGCCGGGTGCTGCAAGGTGCCGCCACCGCGATCTTTCCCCTCTCTCTTTCCATCCTGCGCGAAGAGATCCGCCCGCAGAAGCTGCCGGCGGCGCTGGCGACGGCCAGTGGAGCGTTCGCCTTCGGCAGTGGCATCGCCCTGGTAGCGCCGCCGGTCTGCTCACAGCCGGTTCCCACCCCGACTATCGCAACGTGTTCTGGCTGGCCACCGGGCTCGCCGTCATCGTCCTCATCGCCGTCCTGA
- a CDS encoding PaaI family thioesterase, whose amino-acid sequence MGRTRTYEWQDPAIVGATAGRTSGVEVLRDLLERRLPPPPIVAALDFALEEVEEGRVVFSLVPGEEHYNSIGSVHGGVYATLLDSAAGGAVQSTLPQGMAYTSLDLTVKFLRRITVDTGKVRAIGTVVSRGRQTALAQAELVDEADRLLAHATSSCMLFPFPSP is encoded by the coding sequence GTGGGACGGACGCGTACGTATGAGTGGCAGGATCCCGCGATTGTGGGAGCAACCGCCGGCCGCACCTCGGGCGTGGAGGTGCTGCGTGACCTGCTCGAGCGACGCCTGCCCCCACCGCCCATCGTGGCCGCTCTGGACTTCGCCCTCGAGGAAGTGGAGGAGGGCCGCGTGGTCTTCTCGCTGGTGCCGGGCGAGGAGCACTACAACTCCATCGGCAGTGTGCACGGAGGGGTCTACGCCACCCTGCTCGACTCGGCGGCCGGTGGGGCAGTCCAGTCGACCCTGCCGCAGGGCATGGCGTACACCTCGCTTGATCTGACCGTGAAGTTCCTCCGGCGGATCACCGTGGACACCGGCAAGGTCCGTGCCATCGGCACGGTCGTCAGCAGGGGACGCCAAACCGCTCTCGCCCAGGCCGAGTTGGTCGACGAGGCGGACCGCCTGCTCGCCCACGCCACCAGCAGCTGCATGCTCTTTCCCTTCCCCTCGCCCTGA
- a CDS encoding TetR/AcrR family transcriptional regulator, with amino-acid sequence MVRYGKEHKSETRRRIIETAGRRFKRDGIDGSGVSTLMKDAGLTNGAFYAHFESKDDLVTTAIADQLKVQAEAVVARAAPGRAGLEQIVRGYLSPQHRDTPGDGCPNAALLDEIGRCADTTRQAYTDGVLVLIDGIAARMAPEAPSSARVKALSLLGLMAGTLQLSRALTDSQLSNELLDQGINNALALLDAGQRV; translated from the coding sequence GTGGTGCGGTACGGAAAAGAGCACAAGTCGGAGACGAGGCGGCGGATCATCGAGACGGCGGGCCGCCGGTTCAAGCGAGACGGGATCGACGGCTCCGGGGTCTCGACGCTCATGAAGGACGCGGGGCTGACCAATGGGGCCTTCTACGCTCACTTCGAATCCAAGGACGACCTCGTCACCACGGCAATCGCCGACCAGTTGAAGGTGCAGGCCGAGGCTGTCGTCGCGCGGGCTGCGCCCGGCCGTGCCGGACTCGAGCAGATTGTGCGGGGGTACCTGTCGCCCCAGCACCGCGACACCCCTGGCGACGGCTGCCCCAACGCCGCTCTGCTCGACGAGATCGGGCGCTGCGCCGACACGACCAGGCAGGCGTACACCGACGGTGTGCTGGTCCTCATCGACGGCATTGCCGCCCGCATGGCACCCGAGGCCCCGTCCTCGGCACGTGTGAAGGCGCTCAGCCTCCTCGGCCTGATGGCCGGGACGCTGCAGCTTTCCCGCGCCTTGACCGACAGCCAACTCTCCAACGAACTCCTCGATCAGGGGATCAACAACGCCCTCGCCCTGCTGGACGCCGGGCAGCGCGTCTGA
- a CDS encoding alkene reductase, which yields MLNALWNPTAVGEIALPHRLAMAPLTRSRATPDGVPTELNAEYYAQRASHALIITEGTQPNADGQGYPVTPGIYTDEHIAGWRKVTDAVHKADGRIVIQLMHAGRIAHPGNTPHGRQPVAPSAIKPAGLTFTASGPQEMPEPRELSTEEVAATVDDFRRAAAAAIAAGADGVEIHGANGYLINQFLFPSANQRTDQYGGSLDNRIRFAVEVATAVADEIGAGRTGIRISPGNPFQLNDLTESDPHELYPHLLNALTPLGLAYLHIGHGGDEELLHTLRKLWPNTLLLNRAGTDIPTRAKDIEDGLADVITVGSMALANPDLVERVRANAPLNTPDPNTFYGGGAAGYTDYPVHAA from the coding sequence ATGCTGAACGCCCTGTGGAACCCGACCGCCGTCGGAGAGATCGCCCTGCCGCACCGGCTGGCCATGGCTCCCCTGACCCGCAGCCGGGCGACCCCGGACGGCGTGCCGACCGAGCTGAACGCCGAGTACTACGCCCAGCGCGCCTCGCACGCCCTCATCATCACCGAGGGCACCCAGCCCAACGCCGACGGACAGGGCTACCCGGTGACCCCGGGCATCTACACCGACGAACACATCGCCGGCTGGCGCAAGGTCACCGACGCCGTGCACAAGGCCGACGGACGCATCGTCATCCAACTCATGCACGCCGGCCGCATCGCCCACCCCGGCAACACCCCCCACGGGCGACAGCCCGTCGCTCCCTCGGCGATCAAGCCGGCCGGCCTCACGTTCACCGCGTCCGGACCGCAGGAGATGCCGGAGCCGCGCGAGCTGTCCACCGAGGAGGTCGCCGCGACGGTCGACGACTTCCGTCGCGCCGCCGCGGCCGCCATCGCGGCCGGCGCCGACGGCGTCGAGATCCACGGCGCCAACGGCTACCTGATCAACCAGTTCCTCTTCCCCAGCGCCAACCAGCGCACCGACCAGTACGGCGGCTCCCTCGACAACCGCATCCGCTTCGCCGTCGAGGTCGCCACCGCCGTGGCCGACGAGATCGGCGCCGGCCGCACCGGCATCCGCATCTCCCCCGGCAACCCCTTCCAGCTCAACGACCTCACCGAGAGCGACCCCCACGAGCTCTACCCGCACCTCCTGAACGCCCTCACCCCCCTCGGCCTCGCCTACCTGCACATCGGCCACGGCGGCGACGAAGAACTCCTGCACACCCTGCGCAAGCTGTGGCCGAACACGCTGCTCCTCAACCGGGCCGGCACGGACATCCCCACCCGCGCCAAGGACATCGAGGACGGCCTGGCCGACGTCATCACCGTGGGCTCGATGGCCCTCGCCAACCCCGACCTGGTCGAGCGCGTACGCGCCAACGCCCCCCTCAACACCCCCGATCCCAACACCTTCTACGGCGGCGGCGCAGCCGGCTACACCGACTACCCCGTCCACGCCGCCTGA
- a CDS encoding PaaI family thioesterase produces MGRTRTYHWDDPAISAEAAGRMAGIDFLREVQAGRLPRAPISSTVDFDLDEVEPGRAVFSLMPGEEHYNPIGSVHGGVFATLLDSAAGCAVQSTLPQGMAYTSLDLTVKFLRPITVDTGRVRAIGTVVSKGRQTALAQAQLVDATDRLLAHATSSCMLFPVPAPRA; encoded by the coding sequence GTGGGGCGAACGCGTACGTATCACTGGGACGATCCCGCGATCTCGGCGGAGGCCGCCGGGCGCATGGCCGGCATCGACTTCCTGCGTGAGGTGCAGGCGGGGCGGCTGCCGAGGGCGCCGATCAGCTCCACCGTCGACTTCGACCTGGACGAGGTGGAGCCCGGCAGGGCGGTCTTCTCGCTGATGCCGGGCGAGGAGCACTACAACCCGATCGGCAGCGTCCACGGCGGCGTTTTCGCCACCCTGCTCGACTCGGCGGCGGGCTGCGCCGTCCAGTCCACCCTCCCGCAGGGCATGGCGTACACCTCGCTCGACCTGACCGTGAAGTTCCTGCGACCGATCACCGTGGACACGGGACGGGTGCGCGCCATTGGCACGGTCGTCAGCAAGGGCCGCCAAACCGCCCTCGCCCAGGCCCAGTTGGTCGACGCGACGGACCGACTGCTCGCCCATGCCACCAGCAGCTGCATGCTCTTCCCGGTGCCCGCCCCTCGGGCGTGA
- a CDS encoding winged helix-turn-helix transcriptional regulator: protein MEWLEASTENCPVQRTLDVIGEKWTLLILRDAVNGVRRFDDFHRHIGLSEAVLSDRLRKLTSAGILKTVPYREPGSRSRNEYRLTRKGWDLWPVLMALSQWGEAYTLGSEGPLLDVRHTECDAPVRVVVECSAEHSPLTPREVTARLGTGARLRS from the coding sequence ATGGAGTGGCTTGAGGCGAGCACGGAGAACTGCCCCGTCCAGCGCACGCTCGACGTGATCGGGGAGAAATGGACGCTGCTGATCCTGCGTGACGCCGTCAACGGCGTCCGCCGCTTCGACGACTTCCACCGCCACATCGGCCTGTCGGAGGCCGTCCTCAGCGACCGTCTCCGCAAGCTGACCTCGGCCGGCATCCTCAAGACCGTCCCCTACCGGGAGCCCGGCAGCCGCTCCCGTAACGAATACCGTCTGACCCGCAAGGGCTGGGACCTGTGGCCCGTCCTGATGGCGCTGAGCCAGTGGGGCGAGGCATACACCCTCGGTTCCGAGGGTCCGCTACTGGACGTCCGCCACACCGAGTGCGACGCCCCGGTCCGCGTCGTCGTCGAGTGCTCGGCGGAGCACTCGCCCCTCACTCCCCGTGAAGTCACCGCCCGGCTGGGAACAGGCGCCCGCCTCCGCTCGTGA
- a CDS encoding long-chain-fatty-acid--CoA ligase, whose amino-acid sequence MSRYPERTAIVFGDDRITYRALDAAANRVANLLVSRGIRPGDKVALSCPNLPHFTSVYFGILKAGAAVVPLNVLLKAGEVAYHLTDSDAKAYFAFEGTSELPIGQTAWEGFRATESCTEFFLIEGAGAPWAGDGTPESYAAGIAGQPVTFRTVERDEDDTAVVLYTSGTTGRPKGAELRHRNVYDNALAGVDLFAADPERPDTYLCALPLFHAFGQTVIQNGALAFGGTIVMQPRFEARATLRLMLDHDVTFFAGVPTMYWGLLAALDATVDVARLAANLRVAVAGGSALPGEIHKQFKDRFGVTILEGYGLSETSPTASFSRFGEEPRVGSIGVPIPGVEMKLIRDDWSEIEGGPDEIGEIAIKGHNVMKGYYKRPEATAEAIREGWFRSGDLARKDEDGFYYIVDRSKDMIIRGGFNVYPREIEEVLMEHPAVSLVAVIGVPHESHGQEVKAVVVKKAGSGATEEELAAWAKERLAAYKYPRVVQFVAELPLTPTGKIMKRDLA is encoded by the coding sequence GTGTCCCGGTACCCGGAGCGCACCGCGATCGTCTTCGGTGACGACCGCATCACGTACAGAGCTCTCGACGCCGCGGCCAACCGGGTCGCGAACCTGCTCGTCTCGCGCGGTATCCGGCCGGGGGACAAGGTCGCACTGTCCTGCCCCAACCTGCCCCACTTCACCAGCGTCTACTTCGGCATCCTCAAGGCCGGGGCGGCGGTCGTGCCGCTGAACGTGCTGTTGAAGGCCGGCGAGGTCGCCTACCACCTCACCGACTCCGACGCGAAGGCGTACTTCGCGTTCGAAGGCACATCGGAGCTGCCGATCGGGCAGACCGCGTGGGAGGGATTCCGGGCCACCGAGAGCTGTACCGAGTTCTTCCTGATCGAGGGCGCTGGCGCGCCGTGGGCCGGGGACGGTACGCCGGAGTCGTACGCAGCGGGAATCGCCGGGCAGCCGGTGACGTTCCGGACGGTCGAGCGCGACGAGGACGACACCGCGGTGGTCCTCTACACCTCCGGCACGACCGGACGGCCCAAGGGCGCGGAGCTGCGTCACCGCAACGTGTACGACAACGCGCTCGCCGGCGTCGACCTGTTCGCCGCCGACCCCGAGCGCCCCGACACGTACCTGTGCGCGTTGCCGCTGTTCCATGCCTTCGGCCAGACCGTGATCCAGAACGGCGCGCTCGCCTTCGGCGGCACGATCGTGATGCAGCCGAGGTTCGAGGCGCGGGCGACCCTGCGTCTCATGCTCGACCACGACGTGACGTTCTTCGCCGGCGTCCCGACGATGTACTGGGGTCTTCTCGCCGCTCTCGACGCCACGGTCGACGTCGCCCGCCTGGCCGCGAATCTTCGCGTGGCGGTGGCTGGTGGCTCGGCGCTGCCCGGCGAGATCCACAAGCAGTTCAAGGACCGCTTCGGCGTCACGATCCTCGAGGGATACGGGCTGTCCGAGACCTCTCCGACGGCCTCCTTCTCCCGGTTCGGAGAGGAGCCCCGAGTCGGGTCGATCGGCGTGCCGATCCCGGGCGTGGAGATGAAGCTGATCCGCGACGACTGGTCCGAGATCGAGGGTGGCCCCGACGAGATCGGGGAGATCGCGATCAAGGGACACAACGTCATGAAGGGCTACTACAAACGGCCCGAGGCGACGGCCGAGGCGATCAGGGAGGGCTGGTTCCGCTCCGGCGACCTCGCCCGCAAGGACGAGGACGGCTTCTACTACATCGTCGACCGGTCCAAAGACATGATCATCCGCGGCGGCTTCAACGTCTACCCGCGCGAGATCGAGGAAGTGCTCATGGAGCACCCCGCCGTCTCACTGGTCGCCGTCATCGGCGTACCGCACGAATCCCACGGTCAGGAGGTCAAGGCCGTCGTGGTGAAGAAGGCCGGCAGCGGCGCGACCGAGGAGGAACTCGCCGCCTGGGCCAAGGAGCGGCTTGCCGCGTACAAGTACCCGCGCGTCGTCCAGTTCGTCGCCGAACTGCCCCTGACCCCCACCGGCAAGATCATGAAACGCGATCTGGCCTGA
- a CDS encoding alpha/beta hydrolase: MSDHAAVELSPEAIEFADFMAGLVIPESELDAARIQAEQVHLAAREPEGVTYREVDAGGVLGIWCEPVDANTDHVLLHTHAGGSVLASAHVDRKLAGHIAKAAGAPVLVLDFRRAPEHKYPAQVDDAEAAFNWLLSEGYEPGNIITIGHSIGGFIAVALALRLRDKKQPLPGAIVSISPWCDLEIANETMVTKAETDKILSKDLLEFFRDAWIGGTGIEFTDTRINLNRADLSGLPPTLVSWGTYEVLAGEDEEFAARVKDAGIDTTTVVVPGGQHSYVYGAGRVPETDAAIAQIGAWVREKTKI; this comes from the coding sequence GTGTCTGATCACGCTGCTGTAGAACTGAGCCCGGAAGCGATCGAGTTCGCGGACTTTATGGCCGGACTCGTGATTCCCGAGTCCGAGTTGGATGCGGCGCGCATCCAGGCGGAGCAGGTCCATCTCGCGGCCCGGGAGCCGGAAGGCGTCACCTACCGGGAGGTGGACGCGGGTGGCGTGCTGGGAATCTGGTGCGAACCGGTCGACGCCAACACCGACCACGTCCTCCTGCACACTCACGCCGGCGGCTCCGTTCTGGCGTCAGCACACGTCGACCGGAAGCTCGCCGGCCACATCGCCAAGGCCGCCGGGGCCCCCGTACTGGTCCTGGACTTCCGGCGCGCACCGGAACACAAGTACCCGGCCCAGGTCGACGACGCGGAGGCGGCCTTCAACTGGCTGCTGTCCGAAGGGTACGAGCCGGGAAACATCATCACGATCGGCCACTCGATCGGCGGGTTCATCGCCGTCGCCCTGGCGCTTCGCCTCCGTGACAAGAAGCAGCCGCTGCCCGGCGCCATCGTGTCGATCTCCCCCTGGTGCGACCTCGAGATCGCCAACGAGACCATGGTGACCAAGGCCGAGACGGACAAGATACTCAGCAAGGATCTGCTGGAGTTCTTCCGGGATGCCTGGATCGGGGGTACGGGCATCGAGTTCACGGACACCAGGATCAATCTGAACCGGGCGGATCTGAGTGGTCTGCCCCCGACCCTCGTCTCCTGGGGAACGTACGAGGTCCTGGCCGGCGAGGACGAGGAGTTCGCCGCCCGCGTCAAGGACGCCGGAATCGACACGACGACCGTGGTGGTCCCCGGAGGCCAGCACTCGTACGTCTACGGAGCCGGCCGGGTTCCGGAGACCGACGCCGCCATCGCACAGATCGGCGCCTGGGTCCGCGAGAAGACCAAGATCTGA